A stretch of the Streptomyces sp. NBC_01428 genome encodes the following:
- a CDS encoding MerR family transcriptional regulator, giving the protein MRIGELATRAGTTTRTLRYYESRGLLPARRGENGYRTYGEDDLKLLRQIRTLQDFGFDLEETRPFVECLRAGHPEGDACPASLEVYRRKLGELDALIGELRSVRAQVGEQLTRAERARDELAADALVPGGPEPVCELGGRTR; this is encoded by the coding sequence ATGCGAATCGGCGAGCTGGCGACGCGGGCCGGGACGACCACACGGACCCTGCGCTACTACGAGTCGCGGGGGCTGCTGCCCGCGCGGCGCGGCGAGAACGGGTACCGGACGTACGGCGAGGACGACCTGAAACTGCTCCGGCAGATCAGGACGCTCCAGGACTTCGGGTTCGACCTGGAGGAGACGCGGCCCTTCGTGGAGTGTCTGCGGGCCGGGCACCCCGAGGGCGACGCGTGCCCCGCCTCCCTGGAGGTCTACCGCCGCAAGCTCGGCGAGCTCGACGCACTGATCGGCGAGCTGCGGTCGGTGCGGGCACAGGTCGGCGAACAGCTGACGCGGGCCGAGCGGGCCCGTGACGAGCTGGCGGCCGACGCGCTGGTTCCGGGCGGTCCGGAACCCGTATGCGAGCTGGGAGGGCGGACGCGATGA
- a CDS encoding Lrp/AsnC family transcriptional regulator, translating into MGDPAVTPKEPRQARAAATGTPVGFDALDRQILELLQRDGRIKLSELGRRVMLSPAAVAERVRRLESSGAVTGYAAHVSASRLGYGIQAFIRVNPHGGYTLGHPRTRELLARPEIIEAHHVVGEDCWILKAAVEDTLHLEAVLEQASALGRTTTSIVLSSPVDRKPLLPPAAP; encoded by the coding sequence GTGGGAGATCCGGCGGTCACACCGAAAGAACCACGGCAGGCGCGCGCCGCCGCCACCGGAACGCCGGTGGGCTTCGACGCGCTGGACCGGCAGATCCTGGAACTGCTCCAGCGCGACGGCCGCATCAAGCTCAGCGAGCTGGGCCGCCGCGTGATGCTCAGCCCGGCGGCGGTCGCGGAGCGGGTCCGCAGACTGGAGAGCTCGGGCGCGGTCACCGGTTACGCCGCCCACGTGTCCGCGTCCCGCCTCGGCTACGGCATCCAGGCCTTCATCCGCGTCAACCCGCACGGCGGCTACACGCTCGGGCACCCGCGGACCCGGGAACTGCTGGCCCGGCCCGAGATCATCGAGGCCCACCACGTCGTCGGCGAGGACTGCTGGATCCTGAAGGCCGCCGTCGAGGACACCCTCCATCTGGAGGCCGTCCTGGAACAGGCCTCCGCGCTGGGGCGGACGACGACGTCGATCGTCCTGTCGTCCCCGGTGGACCGGAAACCGCTGCTGCCACCCGCCGCCCCCTGA
- a CDS encoding HelD family protein, protein MRHEQEFIDGLYARVDALRGVTEASVEDALAQGNTPMQARLERDVLVAERSGLLAALNAVDGSLCFGRIDLSPEQGASTPAVSHHIGRIGIRADDTERTPILIDWRAPVARPFYLATGHTPMGLRRRRHITTDGRHVTDLHDEILDLGDRERTGHEDPTGDAVLLAALNSARTGRMSDIVQTIQAEQDRIIRAPHRGVMVVEGGPGTGKTAVALHRAAYLLYEHRELLAKRAVLIVGPNPAFLGYIGEVLPSLGETGVLLSTVGELFPGVHATAADTPEAAAVKGRAAMAEVLAGAVRDRQALPDPVIAIEHDRDILMLDAGLVQVARDRTRAADLPHNVAREHFEGHILNTLTDMLAERIGTDPFDGSNLLDPSDITQIRDELAENPEVWSAIDQLWPRLTPQRLVADLLADPRGHVTDEDAAAIRRPVTGPDDWTAADVPLLDEAAELLGEDDRITRALADQERRTQIAYAQGVLDVSYASRTYEFEDKEEEDSEVLSAHNIIDAERMAERHEEDDHRSAAERAAADRTWAFGHIIVDEAQELSPMAWRLLMRRTPTRSMTLVGDPAQTAEAAGVGSWEEILSPYVGDRWEHTRLGVNYRTPSEIMDVAAGVLRSERPGFEPPRSVRSTGVRPWARDAGDDLPGAVAKAVGELTPAEGRLAVIAPRALHTALAGRLDGITAGEEPDLTRTVVLLDPRQAKGLEFDSVLVVDPASYGTSDLYVALTRATQSLGILHTGELPTSLRDAGLE, encoded by the coding sequence CTGCGGCACGAGCAGGAATTCATCGACGGGTTGTACGCGCGCGTGGACGCCCTGCGCGGTGTCACCGAGGCCTCCGTCGAGGACGCCCTCGCCCAGGGCAACACGCCCATGCAGGCCCGCCTCGAACGGGACGTCCTGGTCGCCGAGCGCTCGGGTCTCCTCGCCGCGCTGAACGCCGTGGACGGCTCGCTCTGCTTCGGCCGGATCGACCTGTCCCCGGAACAGGGCGCGTCCACCCCCGCGGTCAGTCACCACATCGGCCGCATCGGCATCCGCGCCGACGACACCGAGCGCACCCCGATCCTCATCGACTGGCGGGCCCCCGTCGCCCGCCCCTTCTACCTGGCCACCGGCCACACCCCCATGGGCCTGCGCCGCCGGCGGCACATCACCACCGACGGGCGGCACGTCACCGACCTGCACGACGAGATCCTCGACCTCGGCGACCGCGAGCGCACCGGACACGAGGACCCGACCGGTGACGCCGTACTGCTCGCCGCGCTCAACTCGGCCCGCACCGGCCGGATGAGCGACATCGTGCAGACCATCCAGGCCGAACAGGACCGGATCATCCGCGCCCCGCACCGGGGCGTCATGGTCGTCGAGGGCGGCCCCGGCACCGGCAAGACGGCCGTCGCCCTGCACCGTGCCGCCTACCTGCTCTACGAACACCGCGAACTGCTCGCGAAGCGGGCCGTCCTCATCGTCGGTCCCAACCCCGCCTTCCTCGGCTACATCGGCGAGGTGCTGCCCTCGCTCGGCGAGACCGGCGTCCTGCTCTCGACCGTCGGCGAACTCTTCCCCGGTGTCCACGCGACCGCCGCCGACACCCCCGAGGCCGCCGCGGTGAAGGGCCGCGCCGCGATGGCGGAGGTCCTCGCCGGCGCGGTCCGGGACCGCCAGGCGCTTCCCGACCCGGTGATCGCCATCGAGCACGACCGGGACATCCTGATGCTCGACGCGGGTCTCGTCCAGGTCGCCCGGGACCGCACCCGCGCCGCGGACCTGCCGCACAACGTGGCCCGCGAGCACTTCGAGGGGCACATCCTCAACACCCTCACCGACATGCTCGCCGAACGCATCGGCACGGACCCCTTCGACGGCTCCAACCTGCTCGACCCGAGCGACATCACCCAGATCCGGGACGAACTCGCCGAGAACCCCGAAGTGTGGTCGGCCATCGACCAGTTGTGGCCGAGGCTGACCCCGCAGCGGCTCGTCGCCGACCTGCTGGCCGATCCGCGCGGCCACGTCACGGACGAGGACGCCGCGGCGATCCGCCGCCCGGTCACCGGACCCGACGACTGGACCGCCGCGGACGTCCCCCTCCTCGACGAGGCCGCCGAACTGCTGGGAGAGGACGACCGGATCACCCGGGCCCTCGCCGACCAGGAGCGCCGCACCCAGATCGCGTACGCCCAGGGCGTGCTGGACGTCTCCTACGCCTCGCGGACGTACGAGTTCGAGGACAAGGAGGAGGAGGACTCCGAGGTCCTGTCCGCGCACAACATCATCGACGCCGAGCGGATGGCCGAACGGCACGAGGAGGACGACCACCGCAGCGCCGCGGAACGGGCCGCCGCCGACCGGACCTGGGCCTTCGGGCACATCATCGTCGACGAGGCGCAGGAGCTGTCGCCGATGGCGTGGCGGCTGCTGATGCGGCGCACCCCCACCCGTTCGATGACCCTCGTGGGCGACCCCGCGCAGACCGCGGAGGCGGCGGGCGTCGGCTCCTGGGAGGAGATCCTCTCCCCGTACGTCGGGGACCGCTGGGAGCACACCCGGCTGGGCGTCAACTACCGCACACCGTCCGAGATCATGGACGTCGCCGCCGGGGTGCTGCGGTCCGAGCGTCCCGGATTCGAACCGCCCCGCTCCGTCCGCTCCACCGGGGTGCGGCCCTGGGCCCGCGACGCCGGCGACGACCTGCCCGGCGCCGTGGCCAAGGCGGTCGGCGAACTGACCCCGGCCGAGGGGCGGCTCGCGGTGATCGCGCCGCGCGCCCTGCACACCGCGCTCGCCGGGCGGCTGGACGGGATCACGGCGGGCGAGGAGCCGGACCTGACCCGCACGGTGGTCCTCCTCGACCCCCGGCAGGCCAAGGGGCTGGAGTTCGACTCCGTGCTGGTGGTCGACCCCGCGTCGTACGGCACGAGCGACCTGTACGTGGCGCTGACCCGGGCCACCCAGTCCCTGGGCATCCTGCACACGGGCGAGCTGCCCACCTCGCTCCGGGACGCCGGGCTGGAGTGA
- a CDS encoding thioredoxin family protein: MIRAAGVTEVTDEDFAAEVIGADLPVLVEFTADWCPPCRQMGPVLSELAFEEGDRFRVVQLDVDTNPETTLAYGVLSMPTFMVFRDGEPVKSMVGARAKRRLLQEVSDAL; the protein is encoded by the coding sequence ATGATCAGAGCGGCAGGCGTGACCGAGGTGACGGACGAGGACTTCGCGGCGGAGGTGATCGGGGCGGATCTGCCCGTGCTGGTGGAGTTCACCGCCGACTGGTGCCCGCCGTGCCGGCAGATGGGTCCGGTGCTGAGCGAGCTGGCCTTCGAGGAGGGCGACCGGTTCCGCGTCGTCCAGCTGGACGTGGACACCAATCCGGAGACGACACTCGCCTATGGAGTGCTCTCGATGCCGACGTTCATGGTTTTCCGTGACGGGGAACCGGTGAAGTCGATGGTGGGCGCCCGCGCGAAGCGGCGCCTGCTCCAGGAGGTGTCCGACGCGCTCTGA